One stretch of Ooceraea biroi isolate clonal line C1 chromosome 4, Obir_v5.4, whole genome shotgun sequence DNA includes these proteins:
- the LOC105284462 gene encoding uncharacterized protein LOC105284462, which produces MAFQLDDLLKDDKKDANLIPDLSKATCNSHEEFRRLKENCPEFKIKPEKVKREDTKVRDKEFSWKATKKELKLIGREWAYGDPVPPDMRGLNLQELQQVAIDWRMLTPIRPKLRQDEEMFSRLVEMGKLEIKTILKEQRSPMSPIRRSKNRAGIIETSVKTCRECGEEYCFGEFCGDVLYDSFERVTIVIQPPKIKISADAEAIIAKMDRKKKKKKTTGKKRVKSKSRASRKSARLLVNSKARRSITDLETKNIKAKNEGDNKTEKPAKQFKRKCSKYTKKGLLHK; this is translated from the exons ATGGCGTTCCAGCTGGACGATCTGTTAAAGGATGACAAGAAGGACGCAAATCTCATACCCGATTTGAGCAAGGCAACCTGCAACTCTCACGAAGAGTTTCGACGACTCAAAGAGAATTGTCCAGAATTTAAGATCAAACCTGAAAAA GTAAAGAGAGAAGACACAAAAGTTCGCGACAAGGAATTTTCTTGGAAAGCGACCAAGAAAGAGCTCAAACTAATCGGCAGGGAATGGGCCTACGGAGATCCAGTTCCACCAGATATGAGAGGATTGAATCTGCAGGAGCTGCAACAAGTGGCTATCGATTGGCGAATGTTGACTCCGATCAGACCGAAGCTTCGTCAAGACGAAGAGATGTTTTCGAGATTG GTGGAGATGGgcaaattagaaataaagaCTATACTGAAGGAACAACGTTCGCCAATGAGTCCTATTAGACGAAGCAAGAATCGCGCTGGTATAATCGAGACCAGTGTGAAGACATGTAGAGAGTGCGGCGAAGAGTACTGCTTTGGCGAATTTTGCGGTGACGTTCTCTACGATTCCTTCGAGAGGGTAACAATTGTCATCCAGCCGCCGAAGATCAAGATATCCGCCGACGCCGAGGCCATAATCGCCAAAATGGAccgtaaaaagaagaaaaagaagacgaCCGGGAAGAAAAGAGTCAAGAGCAAAAGTAGAGCGTCCAGGAAGTCGGCCAGGCTATTGGTCAATAGCAAAGCGAGGAGATCGATAACTGATCTTGAAACGAAAAACATTAAAGCGAAGAATGAGGGTGACAACAAAACTGAGAAACCGGCGAAACAATTCAAGAGAAAATGTAGTAAATACACGAAGAAAGGCCTTTTAcacaaataa